Proteins from a genomic interval of Niabella soli DSM 19437:
- a CDS encoding bifunctional YncE family protein/alkaline phosphatase family protein has protein sequence MQKRDLLLIAFVLLGGIAFAQQARKTIAVQLPNGWALTPAGASIPLSSDLPLNMAVSPDGNYVAVTNNGNGKHTIDLIQLKQQKLVQQVPISSAWLGLCFGKTTPYLYVSGGNNNIIVRYILQRAKLTVKDTLTLGRPWPKDKISPAGLVVDDPHQRLYVVTKEDNALYVCDVRTMRVIKKVSLSAEAYTCALNPVLPELYISAWGGKKIWVYHTQRGVITDSVATEDHPTDMAVTRDGKRVFVANANSNSVSVVDCKSKRVTETLNAALYPEAPIGSTTNSVALSPDNKTLYIANADNNCLAVFDVATHGRSKAKGYIPTGWYPTCVRVVGSQILVANGKGMSSFPNPDGNDPYGGKHETLYKKSDTTKPMQYIGSMFKGSLSIIRVPTEQLLNRYARQVYLNTPYTKQKEQTASGERGNPIPTRKGITSPIKYVFYVLKENRTYDQVLGDLPQSNGDSSRCIFGRRITPNAHALAEEFVLLDNFYVNAEVSADGHNWSMAGYATDFVEKTWPANYSGRGGNYDFDGGRPVANPTKGFIWDYCHRAGIRFRNYGEFMDNGYPTLPVLKDPVNYCHNYPGWNLSIQDVYREQVFEHDFDSLVQCNAVPRFNTVYLPNDHTAGMSKGSHTPVAMVADNDLALGRLVDHIAHSPIWKETAIFVLEDDAQDGPDHVDAHRSVAYVISPYIKRKQVNHTLYSTAAILRTMELILGLPPMSQYDAAATPLWSCFQSVPDTTPYTVRPANIDIQERNTVWNTSAQQSAQFDFSKADSAPDRPLNEVIWKSVKGEHSVMPAPLRSAFVKTAAAADDD, from the coding sequence ATGCAAAAACGTGATCTTCTTCTTATCGCTTTTGTGCTACTGGGTGGAATAGCATTTGCCCAGCAGGCCCGCAAAACAATCGCAGTGCAGTTACCTAACGGATGGGCGCTTACCCCTGCCGGAGCATCCATTCCGCTCAGCAGTGATCTGCCACTCAATATGGCGGTTTCCCCGGATGGGAACTACGTGGCCGTAACCAATAATGGTAACGGCAAACACACCATCGACCTTATACAGCTAAAGCAGCAAAAGCTGGTACAGCAGGTGCCCATCAGCTCAGCATGGCTGGGGCTCTGTTTCGGAAAAACGACGCCCTACCTGTATGTTTCAGGAGGAAATAATAATATTATCGTCCGGTATATCTTGCAGCGTGCTAAACTTACCGTGAAGGACACGCTTACGCTGGGGCGTCCCTGGCCTAAGGATAAGATCAGCCCGGCCGGGCTGGTTGTGGATGATCCGCATCAGCGGTTATATGTGGTGACGAAAGAAGATAATGCCTTATATGTTTGTGATGTACGCACTATGAGAGTGATAAAAAAAGTATCGCTTTCTGCTGAAGCATATACCTGTGCGCTGAACCCGGTGCTGCCGGAATTGTATATTTCTGCCTGGGGCGGAAAAAAAATATGGGTATACCATACGCAGCGGGGAGTGATCACGGATTCCGTAGCAACGGAGGATCATCCCACAGATATGGCCGTTACCCGCGATGGAAAAAGGGTATTTGTGGCCAATGCCAATTCGAACTCCGTATCTGTAGTTGATTGTAAGAGTAAACGGGTCACGGAAACCCTCAACGCGGCGTTGTACCCCGAGGCCCCCATCGGATCCACCACCAATAGTGTGGCTTTATCACCCGATAATAAAACATTATACATTGCCAATGCCGACAATAATTGCCTGGCCGTTTTCGATGTAGCAACGCATGGCCGCAGTAAGGCCAAAGGGTATATACCCACCGGCTGGTATCCCACTTGTGTGCGGGTTGTGGGCAGCCAGATCCTGGTAGCCAATGGTAAAGGCATGTCTTCCTTTCCCAATCCGGATGGCAATGACCCATATGGAGGCAAACACGAGACGTTGTATAAAAAAAGCGACACAACAAAACCCATGCAATATATCGGCAGCATGTTCAAAGGCAGTTTGTCAATAATCCGGGTTCCTACGGAACAGTTATTAAACCGTTATGCACGCCAGGTATATCTCAATACGCCTTATACAAAACAAAAGGAACAAACAGCTTCGGGTGAGCGGGGTAATCCTATACCTACCCGTAAGGGAATAACGTCTCCGATCAAATATGTATTTTATGTATTAAAGGAAAACCGGACCTACGACCAGGTATTGGGCGATTTGCCGCAGAGCAATGGCGACAGCAGCCGTTGTATTTTCGGAAGGCGGATAACCCCTAATGCGCATGCGCTGGCGGAAGAGTTTGTATTGCTGGATAATTTTTATGTAAATGCTGAAGTAAGCGCCGACGGACATAACTGGTCGATGGCAGGTTATGCAACCGACTTTGTTGAAAAGACCTGGCCGGCTAATTACAGTGGGCGCGGGGGTAATTATGATTTTGACGGGGGACGGCCGGTAGCTAATCCCACTAAGGGCTTTATCTGGGATTACTGCCATCGTGCTGGTATCCGCTTTCGCAATTATGGAGAATTCATGGATAACGGGTATCCTACTTTGCCGGTATTAAAAGATCCGGTTAATTATTGTCACAATTACCCGGGGTGGAATTTATCGATACAGGATGTATACCGGGAACAGGTATTTGAGCATGATTTTGATTCCTTGGTACAGTGCAATGCGGTGCCGCGTTTTAATACGGTGTACCTGCCCAATGATCATACGGCCGGTATGTCAAAAGGCAGTCATACCCCGGTGGCAATGGTAGCGGATAATGATTTAGCGCTCGGCCGGTTGGTAGATCATATTGCACACAGCCCTATATGGAAAGAGACCGCCATTTTTGTATTGGAAGATGATGCGCAGGATGGCCCCGACCACGTAGATGCCCATCGTTCCGTTGCCTATGTGATCAGTCCGTATATTAAAAGGAAGCAGGTAAACCATACCTTATATTCCACCGCGGCGATCCTCCGGACAATGGAACTGATACTGGGCCTGCCTCCCATGAGCCAGTACGATGCCGCTGCAACGCCCCTGTGGAGCTGCTTTCAGTCAGTGCCCGATACGACGCCTTATACCGTTCGCCCGGCAAATATCGACATCCAGGAGCGCAATACGGTATGGAATACCAGTGCGCAACAATCGGCGCAGTTTGATTTTTCAAAGGCAGACAGCGCGCCCGACCGGCCGCTGAATGAAGTGATCTGGAAATCAGTAAAAGGCGAGCACAGCGTAATGCCCGCTCCCTTGCGAAGTGCGTTTGTAAAGACTGCTGCTGCAGCCGATGATGATTAA